The Entelurus aequoreus isolate RoL-2023_Sb linkage group LG11, RoL_Eaeq_v1.1, whole genome shotgun sequence genome includes the window ATCATCAGAGGTCAGGAAGTCCTCCTGTATGAAAGTAAAAATGCATTAGCATGTGCAGTATATAACCATATAAAGAACCTgttaaattaaattacaaaaaacttgcacttacaaaattGTCAAGAGTAAGTTGGGAAAactctgtaaaaaataaaaagttgaaacAAAATAATTAACTGCAAAAATAAAGCCTTGAAACAGCAAAACTCACCTGTGGAAATTGCACCAGTCATGTTTTACTCCTCAAAGCCACATTCCTAATGCCGTGATGAAGGGAAATCCACTCACAAAACCTGTTATTACACAGAGCAGGTTGCTATGGAAGTGGACTCTTTTTAAACATGGGTGGGGGTTGGTGATTAAAATTTAACAAGACCGAAGAGGAAGGTTTGGAAAAAGGCCTTTAGTCTCATATCTATTCTGTGGCATACTGTTATCAGATCATCAGTCATTTGAGATTGTGAAAAGTCGACCAAATGCAGCCTCCAGGATCAATAAAAATAGTTCTGACTTCAAGTCAGAGCAGAAAAAATTACTTTGGCGGTAAAAAACCACTAGATGTCGCCAAACAGGTGTATTTCCAGATACTGGGAAAACAATAATAGAGCTGCAAAAGGAGTCAttctatatgtatataaaaaagtcAAATTTATTTAAAACTTGTCTGAAAATATCATCAAAACACATTAACAATAGATATGTAAAAGTAAATCAACCTCTGAACTACGAGATAGTCATCTGATGGCGAGACTTTATCACATCCATGAATAAAAACAAGATTTGGATAGAAAAAAGTTACACTTACACACAGACATTGACCAGTACAGAAGAGGCATTCATGTAAGGTCTACAAGAAGCCTGAACTATGTAATgtatcaaaaatatatttataaaataacctGCGTGGCAGCTAGAATATCACATTGTTGCCTGGTCATAATCTCCTAATATTTCGTTTGCTTTCGGCACTTCCTGGAAGTAATATGTCCTTCTTGCGACGTCCTGCAGTTTTGCTGCCACATTCTTTAGAACCATGAAAAGCGCACAAGCAGGCCGTGCAAAACCTGAAAGAACAGTCAGTTCTGGTGCAAACACCTTCACCTTTCACAGAATGACATTTTGCAGGATGCTGACAGCGAGGGCAGTGTCTGAGGCATTCATCACTGAAGAGGGTTTTGGCAACCTGAAAAGTTATGGATCATTTAATAATGACCACCATTTTTGAAAACACATGCCTACTTTATGTATACCaagtaattaaattaaaaatagtcTAAAAATTATAAACTTGCCTCTATGAACTTGTCCTGTTTGCTGCTGCTTCCCAAAGATAAAGTGCTAGATTGTAAAGGAGTTAATGTGCGATTTCCGGACTGCGGGGTGGAGTAGCTAGAGGTTCTGGACTGGGCCTGGACGGTCTTGAGAACGGACCTTTTAAAAAGAGCCAGCCTGGTTTCTGTGTCAGCTACATGGACAGTGCCACCAATCTGAAAGTCACAAAATGAAAATATCAATTAGGACAGAAGACTTCTGTTGGACTGTTTCCGGGTTGTTACACAAACACAAAACAGAGCAGCACTCACTAAAATATAGACCTCCGCCAAGGACAAAATCATAATTTGTATTATCATAATTTGTATTTGCGCAACCATATCTGTATTTTGACAGCAACATAAAtttactgcaaaaaaataaaaaattgctgaAGGTTGATAAAGTAATAAATTAAAAGCAATAACTAATTCTTAATTCTTTCATCCTGATCCCTTATTTTATAAGGTCATGCCTCACTCCACTGCTGGAGTTATATTTCTTGCGGAACCCTCCTCTAAAAACTATTGTCATTTCCGGTTAATAAACCACTACTTTATTCCAACCCTTTGAACCATGCACTTTATTAAATTCTGCAGCTAATTTAACGATTTTGTCCGGGTTCACATGCCATTAATACATTTAGCCTAGTCAAATCAGACCAATGAAATCGCCGAACGGGTCACGGTGGACCGGTGAAATTGTTCTCTTTAAATCAAACGCACTCACACAATAATTCAATCAGCCATTTAGCACAATATGCACTCACCCTCACcctgacttgacaaaatgtatacAACACACCCCAAAAGCCGAAATTAATCGAACATCCGCCAAGCGGAACGTATATTTATGGCACAGGCCCAGAGGCGACATGCCTCGAGTCAAAAATGAAAGTGAAAACGAAGCTGAGAAAACACTGGACGAAGTAATCCCGACCCTGAAGAAAACGACTCCAGTGCGCAGGAGGATGACGGAGACAGCGCTATCCGATTACAGGCACTGTCTTTTGGTAAATTTGTGAATAAACACAAGCGCTGTGTGAATGTTTCAATAAGTACACCTGTGGCTTATAAACTTGTGCAgccaatatatgtacaaaattaAATCTGTTCAAAAATGAAGTGGGTCTGGTCTGGCTTATATCTATAGTACAGACACAATCTATGTGGTGGAGGTACATTGTGTGTTTGATTCTGCTTTGATTGTTCCTCTACCTCTCGAGCAGCTTCTACTTCACTTCTGTGTCTCTCTCTTCTCAAGACAGCTTGTTTGTCCTGCTGAATTATTCCAATCCAGTCTTTGCAAACATGGCCACaactgaaaaaataaacaaatgttaaGGACAATAAGACAAGCTTTTGATGATCTACCTTAGCCATTTTTATATCTTGGAGGAAAACACACCGACATTTCTGGGTGGAAGAAATAATGGCCGAGGGGACTATTAAGAGGATGACATGCTGACCTGTAGATACACTCAGCAGACAGGTGGCTGAGAATGACAGCCAGGATGTGCCTGAGGTTCCTCTTCCTAAGCTCAGTCAATATGTCTACTTTTCCCAGGCCCATCTTCCGGCCAATCAACCCTGACAGTGGCATAGTTGTCCTGCACACCACAGGGGTCTTAGCGAGAGCTGCTGTGATTCTTAGCTGCTCTTTCAGACTTGGACTTTGGCCGGCAAGCATTTGGGCCCTCTGCTGGCACAAAGTATGCACCATCTGCAAAGCGGGTGTCAACGACAGATTGGCCGCAGTTGTCTTGAGAGGAGTTACTTCCGAATTCACAGAGATGGCATGGAAAGGTGGCTCGTTGTCGAGTTCGTTTACGGTTCTTCTCAGAAGAATTTGCGGAGTGGCACAACCTTGTCTAGTAGAAGCCAGTTCATTCGAGGAAGTGTTGACATGTTTAAGAGCAAGAACTCTGCGAGGAGTAGCCTTGACAAAAACATCATCATCTTTAGAAGTTATCCTGCAGCAATGATTTTGTTGATGCTTCCTGTCACACAAGTCTTCATCGGACTGTGAGCCCCCTTCCTTAAGAGTGGAAAGCCTGTGCTGACGTTGCAAACGTGAGCGGCGTTTTGCATCAGACAGATTTGGAGTTTCGGCGTTTCCTTTCGGCGCAGAAAGCAGTAATTCCTGGAACGAGCCATCGTGGTCGACAGAGGAGTCCTGGGATTTATCGAGGGTGAGGGAGCCGAAGCCGCTGTCTTCACACAGATACCTGCAGCATGGTTCACACATGTTATCTAATTAC containing:
- the fbxo43 gene encoding F-box only protein 43 → MHCTPESNAYHDSCKGQQYCESSDSGYSGFFHSPQSISGLNSCSAFTLLDFSDTPKENARVCVTPEERSRELVQCLHKDSVRVQQPSTLSWCETPKLYKRGVSLRQRLPMCNDQSKSGHTIKSPSTAKSSTGSDHWPSVFFESFDTVPVLSNSSQLNLEQELSGRKRRLLFSQVRTSTLEDGTLRLGPCKSLERRISLLDDFSESLCASDQLNVDAECLGKFLPASSKENTPSPIGNLTHSLHSSSDVLCTPLSAQGPKYIRYLCEDSGFGSLTLDKSQDSSVDHDGSFQELLLSAPKGNAETPNLSDAKRRSRLQRQHRLSTLKEGGSQSDEDLCDRKHQQNHCCRITSKDDDVFVKATPRRVLALKHVNTSSNELASTRQGCATPQILLRRTVNELDNEPPFHAISVNSEVTPLKTTAANLSLTPALQMVHTLCQQRAQMLAGQSPSLKEQLRITAALAKTPVVCRTTMPLSGLIGRKMGLGKVDILTELRKRNLRHILAVILSHLSAECIYSCGHVCKDWIGIIQQDKQAVLRRERHRSEVEAAREIGGTVHVADTETRLALFKRSVLKTVQAQSRTSSYSTPQSGNRTLTPLQSSTLSLGSSSKQDKFIEVAKTLFSDECLRHCPRCQHPAKCHSVKGEGVCTRTDCSFRFCTACLCAFHGSKECGSKTAGRRKKDILLPGSAESKRNIRRL